TCAGGCCGACCACAAAACCACTCGCACCGAGCACCACAGCGATCGAGAACACGCCAAAGACGCTGGAGAGCGTATCCACTGCTCCAACGTTCAAGTAGGCATGAAAGAACTCAATTGCAGACCGATATAGCCAGATACCGAATGCGACCAGCACTCCCAAGCAGGATGCAATGATTACAAGTCCGGTACCCTGTGACGTCTCTAGTCGTCGCCGCAGATACTGTAAATTGGCAACCACGATCAAGCAGGCTTACGGCAGTGGAACAAGTCGTGCCCGCAGATCAGTTTCTGTAAGCGTGCCGTTGGCAAATCCCTGCGCGTCAGCCATCGTCAAGGCAACATAGCGAAGAACCGAATTGTCACCTGTACATTCAACGAACTTCGCGCCAACTGCCTGTAACTCAGCGGGAAGCTGCGTGCTTACACGCGCTAAAGAAGTCAAAGCAGCAGGAACTACGGTACGGAGCTGCGAAGTCACGGCACAGATCGAGACACTTGCTGTCTGGCCCATTTCAGTGGACTCAACCACTGTACTGTCGGGCACAACCTCAAACGCGCTGAGTGCTTCATAGACTGGTTCAAGACCTGCTGCGGTGACTGAAGTGTCTGTTGGTACTACAGGGTCAGTAGTGGCAACCGCCTCGGGCGTGGCCATCTCGGCGGATGTTGCGTCAACAGTAGCAGCTTCCGAGGTTGACGCCTCGACAGTGGTCGATTCCGTTGTTGGAGCGTCGGTGACCTGGCCCGCAATTGTGGGCTCAACCGTACTTGCAACCGAAGCGCCGGTAGTCGGGGGAACCGTGGCCACGCCGAATTCAGTGGTTTCCGATGCGGCAACCGTCGCGTTAGCTACCGGAGTGGATTGTGGGTTATTCAGGTTCGGGAGGACAAATACAACAAGCAAGATGCCTATGACCACTATCGCCGCTAACACTGCAAGAAGCATACGACTGAAGCGCCCTGTTTCTTGCTTGGATTCATCCGGGAAGCCAAACTCAGCCCGATCGTCATCGGGTTGAATAGTCGCGGTCAATTTCGCGGTCTCGGATACGCGTGAGATCGACTTTATGCCTGCTTGTGCAATCGGAGATGTTGCCGGCGAAGGCACCGAATTTTCGAGTTCGGTAAGCAGGTCGCGCGCGCCAGGGTAAGCCGGATCGAGTCGCAAAACTGTTTCAAGGGCTTTGCGCCCCTGTTCAACATCGGTTACGGCATAAGAGTACAGCCACCAGGCATCAACGTCGTTGGGTTGATCAACTAAATATGCCGATAGCAAATCCCGCGCCTTAGCAAGGTCTTTCGCCTTGATGGCTTCATAGGCGGCATTCAATGACCCGCCGGTTGAATCAGTCATCCGTGATCGACTCCTACTTCAGCGTAGCATGCAAGCACACTCAACAAGTGTAATCGCAACCTCCCTCCCGCGCAAATAAAGAAAAACCCGCATCATGATTTGATGCGGGTTTTTCTAGTGTGCCCTGGAGAAGACTCGAACTTCCACCCCGTAAAGGACATGGCCCTCAACCATGCGCGTCTGCCAGTTCCGCCACCAGGGCAACTTGAGTGATTGTCAGTATATCGGTAAGGTCAGCGGAGGTCAAGGTGAGGATTGACGGCTAAAATTCGCCTTGACGCATCAGTATTTTGCATAGCCGCAAACACAGCTCAGCCCTAATGATCCTCTGTGGTCAATCCCCTAACGCAAGTCGTCTTGTGCGAGTCGACAAAACGCTTCAACGATTCGCGGCCCGGTCAGTACACCGACGGCTAGTCGGCACGCCCTCAGAAGTTGCAGCAAGCCGATCGAGAGGATACTGTTTCTCGTAACGTAGCCAACAGTCAGCATGGGTTTCCGCTCGAAATATCACTATAATTTCGGAGGTAGGCGGCGTTCTGGTCGCAATAAATTAGAACGACCAGGATTGACCCTTTATTGAAAAGGCTTTTGCGATGCGCATTGTTCTAGATGCTATGGGCAGTGACGACTGCCCTAATCCAGACGTTCATGGCGGTGTGTTGGCCGCGCGTGAGTTGGGTATCTCAGTTGTTCTGGTGGGTGACGAGCAAGCTATCAAGATCGAACTTACCAAGTACTCGACAATCGGCCTCCAGCTTGAGGTCGTACACGCCTCGCAAGCCATCTCAATGCACGACAAGCCCAGTGCCGTGACCAAGGGCAAGCCCGAATCGTCGATGCACATCGGAATGAATCTGGTTAAGTCGGGGCACGCTGACGCCTTTGTCACTATGGGAAATACAGGCGCGGCACATGCAATCGCTATGTTGGGCACCCTTGGGCGTATCCGCGGAGTCAAGCGACCAGCCTTGTCCGCCGTCTTCCCGATTTTCGGCAAACCTGTAATTTTCACTGACATAGGTGCCAATGCGGACTGCAAACCCGAGTGGATGGTTCAGTTTGCATTGATGGGTGCAATCTACTCTCAGCATGCGCTTGGAATTTCGGCCAACCCGTCCGTAGGTCTGCTTTCGAATGGGGAGGAAGAAGGCAAAGGGAACACCCTGATCAAGGAGACATCGGATCTTCTGAGGCTGACAAACCTGAATTTCGTGGGAAATGTTGAGCCCAAGCAGATTTTCACGCGTGTGTCCGATGTAGTCGTCAGCGACGGATTTACCGGGAATATCCTCGTCAAGGTTTATGAAGCGGGCACGCGATATCTGACCGAAAACCTACGGAACACCATCAGATCGAACCCTCTTTGGGCGTTGAGTGGCCTGGCACTGCGTCCCGCATTTCGGCGAGTGCGCACGAAGCTGGACACGTCCGAAGTTGGCGGTGCGCCACTGCTAGGCGTAGACGGTGTTGTAATCATTGGGCACGGAAGTTCAAACGCAGAATCGGTAAGAAATGCAGTGCGCCAGGCGACCTTAGCGGTGAAGGGCAACATCGTCGGCGTAATACGTGAACGCCTAGCCGAACTTCCTGAAGCAAAAACGACTACAATTAGGAGCATAACAGATGGATCTGCTTCGTAGAGGCCATCCTCGAATCGTTATTACCGGTCTGGGCGCCGTTACGGCACTCGGACCCGTGAAGCAACTCTGGGAGAGTCTGCTTGCGGGCCGGTCAGGCATCCGCTCAATCGAGACCATACCCACCGAGCATGTTTCTGTGAAAATCGCGGCGGAAGTCCGCGACTTCGATCTAACGGACTACGTCGATCACAAAGAAGCGCGGCGTATGGGGCGCGCATCGCAGTTCGCGGTCTCGGCTGCTCATCAGGCGCTGGAAGACGCGGGAATGACCGTGGAGGACCTGGAGCGTCAATCCGAACGTGTCGGCGTTGTCGTCGGGACGACGCTCGGGTCACACGAAATGTCCACTAACGCAACCATTGATTTCCGCAATACCTGGCGCAAGCCGAATCCGTTGGCAATGGTTAATTCGCTGCCAAACATGCCAGCACACTATATCAGCAGATTCCTGCGCGCATTGGGGCCGCTTTCGACACCCTCTACGGCTTGTGCCGCAGGAACGCAGTCAATTGGCGAGGCATCGGATCTGATTCGAAACGGACGCGCCGACATTGTCGTTACTGGCGGAGTTGAGGCAATTCTTCAGGATTATACGGTTGCCGGGTTTACTGCGATGACCGCGCTGGCCACAGATTACAATGACGCCCCAGAAAAGGCGAGCAGGCCGTTCGACAAGGATCGCTCCGGATTTGTTATAGGCGAAGGCGCCGGTATTGTCGTCATCGAGTCGCTGGCCAACGCAATTCGTCGTGGTGCCCGGATCTACGCTGAAATTCTCGGTCATGCGTCGTCCTCCGATGGTTATCATGTCGCCGCACTGGATCCGTCGGCTGCAGGGGCGGTACGCTCGATGAAATGGGCGATCGACAACTCGCATGTCTCGGCAGACAGCATTGGGTATATCAATGCCCACGGCACGTCGACCCCACAGAACGATGCCATGGAAACAACTGCGATCAAACGAGTCATCGGAGAACACGCCTACAATGTTTGGGTGAGCTCAACCAAGAGCATGTTAGGTCATGCATTCGGTGCATCTGGCGCGATCGAGGCAATTGTTAGCGCATTGTCGATCTTTACGCAGAAGATCCACCCGACGATCAATTACGAGACTCCGGATCCGGAATGCGACCTTGACTACGTTCCGAACGTGGCACGAGACGCAAAGGATTTGAGGATTGTCCTGACAAACAGCTTTGGCTTGGGTGGCCAAAACGCCACAATGCTACTAGGCAAGGTCTAGCGGAGCTTGCCCCGCCACGATGGCGATCATTCGATTCTGACTGGTGGCATATCTGTGCGTTTTCCTGTATCGTGTAACCTATTGGTGAACCTGACGGGAATCCTGCATTGACTGCTCATTCAGCGGTTTACACGCTGTTGCGAAACCGGCAAATTAAGCGGGCTGAGGTCCAAATCGCACGTGCGCTCAGCAAGGCGGAGTCAAGCGTGGAGACCGCTGAACTTCTCGGGCTCCGTGCCCGTGCAAAACTCTATAACGGTCGACCCGAAGGCGCCCTCGAAGACCTGCTTCGCGCACGTGAGCTTGCTCCAACTGAAACCGAGGACGCAGGTTGGCTTGAGCTGCTCGCAGACAGCCACTTCGCCCGATACGAACTGTCGGCGGTAGGTTTCGCCGAACGATCCGATGCACAGCAGGCAGAATCGACGTACAGAGCAATTCTTGATCGTTTTCCTGGCTATAACAACGTAGGCTGGATCAACTACCAGTTGGCCCGGGTATTCCTGGTGACAAATCGCATCGACACTGCTGTGGAGGAACTACAGAAGGCACTCCTCGCGCCGTCGATCATCGCCGCCCTAACTTCGTACTGTTACGAGCGGTTAGGATTCATCGCATTTTATGAGCAGCGAGATGCACAGCGTGCACTGACGCTTCTGGAGACAGCGGTCCAAACCTACCCCGGTTCAGAAGACCGAGGCTGGTTGGTACAAGTCCATCTGTTACGTGGCCGTATCCTGCGGGACACACACCACATGGTCCGTGCAATTGAGTCCGCTGAGACGGCTCTGAAGATCGCTTTATCTATCCGAGGCGAGGCAAAGCCAATCAAGCGCGAAGCATTATTTACTGCCGCCGAAATCCTGTCGAGGACCGACGGACACGAACGCCGCGTCATTGAGATTATCGAACAATTCCTACGGCTATCGCGCAAGCCACAGAGCATTGACGTGACCTGGTCCCGCGCATATGAAATGCTTGGGGACGCCTATGAACAGACGCATCAGCACGAACATGCAATAACCTCTTATCTTGCCTCCCTTCAATACAATCCCTATCACCCGTGGGAAGTTTCCATTTATACCCGAATCGCCAAGGCATACTATCAACACGGGGATTTTGACCTAACCATTCAGGCGGCGCGGCGCGGACTAGATGTCGCACAGGCCGAGAATCAACCCGTTGAGTTCCAGTTGTTCGACCTGATGGGAAGCGCACAATATGCACTGGGGCTGTATGATCAGGCCGTAACATCCTTCGACGAAGCCTTGCAACGCGTCCCCGCCGTGGACGCGACATTTTCGAAGATCAAACAGTATCGCGCGTATGCGGCCAGTCATCTCGCGCATGACCCTGTGACAGGCTGAAAATACGGGTTACAATTGTCGGTTAATCTTTCTCTCAACTCTGTGTGGAGTCCATGTCTCATCACGTCAATGTGATAGGCGGCGGTTTGGCCGGCTCAGAAGCGGCCTGGCAGCTTGCCCAGCGCGGTATTCGCGTTACGCTGTTTGAAATGCGGCCCGTCAAACCCACAGGGGCTCACGTGACTGACCGACTTGCCGAACTTGTGTGTTCGAATTCTCTAGGGTCGAAACTGCGTGATCGCGCAACCGGCGTATTGCTTTCCGAAATGCGGCTGATGCGTTCGAAGCTCATCGAGTGCGCCGAACAAGCAGCAGTTCCTGCCGGCGGGGCGTTGGCCGTAGACCGCGAGCTATTTGCGCAACTGGTTACGGATTCACTTGGCAATCATGAGCTGATCGACATCAAACGTGAGGAAGTAACCCGCATACCAGAGGGACCTACGATCATTGCCACGGGTCCGCTGACATCACCTACCCTCGCGAGCGAGATAAAGGCACTTACGGGCGAATCGTATCTGTACTTTTACGATGCGATTGCGCCGATAGTCGTCGCAGACAGCATCGATATGTCAGTCGCGTTTTCAGCCAGTCGCTATGACCGCGGTGACGACGATTACGTCAATTGCCCTCTGAACAAGGATGAGTACATCGCGTTCGTGTCGGCCATTAAAGGCGCCGAGGTCAGTGAACTGCGCGATTTTGAGCGTGAGGATCCGCAATTCTTCGAAGGCTGCGTGCCTATCGAGCAGTTAGCCGCGCGAGGTGACGAAACCCTCGCCTATGGGCCAATGAGACCTGTCGGATTGCGGGATCCACGAACGGGAAAGCGCCCTCATGCAATCGTGCAGCTGCGCCGTGACAATATCGCTGGCAGCCTGTACAACATCGTTGGATTCCAAACCAATCTCAAATGGGGCGACCAGGAACGCGTATTACGGCTTATCCCCGGATTGCAGGATGCCGAATTTGTGAGAATGGGCCAGATGCACAGAAATACATTTATCAATGCCCCCATGCTGCTTGAGCCAACCATGGCATACCGCGGCCGCCCCGATCTGTTTTTCGCGGGTCAAATCACCGGGGTTGAAGGCTACGCCGGAAATATGGCAACAGGATTGCTGGCGGCGGTTAACATGACCCGTCTTCTCACCGGAAGAAGTCCGCTTGTTCTCCCTGAAACGTCAATGCTTGGTGCATTGGCCCACTATGTCTCGCATGCCGACCCCAAACGCTTTCAGCCGATGAAAGCCAATTTTGGAATTATGCCAGAGCTTAGCGACCGGGTCCGGAGCAAACGAGATCGCTATGGCTTGTATGCTGACCGAGCCCTTGATGACCTCCGTGGCGTGCTTATAGCATTGAATGATCCTTATCTTTACGACAGCATCCAACCCGCGGTATTTGAATCCAACCAGTAAAAAGTCCTCACAGAAAGGTCAAAGGAAATGCCTGCGCCTGCCGAACGCCTCTCAAGGCTCCCCGCATACCTGTTTGCCGTGATTGGCGACCGTCTCCGTGACATGCAGGCGGAAGGTATTGACGTGATTAGGCTTGACATCGGCAGTCCCGACGCGCCGCCGCCTGCGGCTGTTGTCGACAAACTCTATGATGCCGCCAGGAACCCAAGCAATCATGGATACTCCGGATATCGGGGACTCGGTCGGTTTCGCGAGGCAGTCGCCCGATACTATCTCCGCCGATTCAATGTTACGCTGGACCCGGGAAGTGAAGTTCTTCCACTCATCGGAAGTAAAGAGGGAATCGCAAACCTCTGCCTTGCCTATTGCGACAAGGGGGATGCCGCGCTTATCCCAAACATCGGGTATCCGTCATATATGCAGGGCGCGCGACTTGCAGGAGCCGACATCGTATGGGTGCCCGCTGACGAGGAAACTGACTATCTGATGGACTTCGAACAGGTAAGCCCGAGCGATCGGCAGCGTTCGAAGATCGCTTGGGTCAATTACCCGAATAATCCAACCGGCGCCACGGCCGAACTGGATTTCTATACGAGGGCCGTCGAGTTCTGTGCCGGCAATGATGTGCTGCTGGCGTCAGACAATCCGTACTGCGAGGTCACTTACGACGGGTATAATGCTCCCAGCGTGATGCAGGTTGAGGGCGCAAAGGACATCAGTCTGGAATTCGTCTCGCTGTCCAAGAGCCACAATATGGCGGGCTGGCGAATTGGGGCTGCCGTTGGCAGCAAGAAACTGATCGATACACTGCTAAAAGTAAAAAGTAATATCGATAGCGGTCACTTCAATGCGATTTATGAGGCTGCTGCATTCGCATTGGATAACACGCCGCAGAGTTGGATTGACGCTCGCAATGAAACATATCGCCTTCGGCGCGACAAACTCATGACCGTACTCCCGGAAGTCGGACTTCGTGCGCAAAACCCCAAGGCAACCTTGTATGTCTGGGCAACACCCGACAAGCTCAGTGCACGACAATATGTCCAGGAAGCTCTGGAGGTCGCGCATGTCTCATTGGCCCCGGGCGAAGGATATGGGCCGGGTGGCGTGGATTGGATTCGGTTTAGCGTGGGTATGACTGATGATCGCTTCGACGAGGCGCTCTCAAGATTAAAGGCATGGTACTCCTCAAAATATGCCTAACCACTACGAGATCACACAGAACGAACCTGAGCGGGCAATCCTCGTTGCGGCAATGGAACGAGGCGCGCGCCCACTCATGACCCTTCAGGATTCTCTCTCGGAGTTGGCTCAGTTGGCTAGCACAGCCGGAATAGAGGTTGTTGGGCAGACAACTCAGATCGTGAAGCGCATTGACCCGGCAACCTATATGGGACCGGGTAAGCTGGAAGAAGTCCAGCAGCAAATGATCGAATCCAGTGCGAAACTACTGGTGTTTGATGATGAGCTCTCGCCGCGTCATCAGCGCGAGATCGAGGAACGACTCCGTCCTCAGATCGAAAACGTCAAAGTCATCGACCGCTCTGCGTTGATCCTCGACATATTCGCCCAGCACGCTCAAACACGAGAAGGTGCGCTGCAGGTCGAGCTTGCCCAGTATGAATACCGACTCCCAAGGCTCACAAGGCAGTGGACGCATTTGGCGCGCCAGGGAGGTGGTAAGGGATCGGCATCGGGGGTCGGTTTACGCGGGCCGGGCGAGACGCAGCTCGAAGTCGATCGACGCGAAATGGCGCGCAAGATCACCAAGCTGAAATCGGACCTTGAGGCTGTTCGCGGTCACCGCAGTCGACAGCGCCAGCAGCGCAGCCGTACGGGAATACCAGTCATCGCGCTGGTTGGATATACCAATGCAGGCAAATCGACACTTCTAAATGCCTTGACCGATGCTGACGCCTATGTGGCGGATCAGTTGTTCGCGACACTGGACCCAACAACACGCAAGCTCGAGCTTTCCTCAGGTCGACAGGCCGTTATTTCTGACACGGTCGGATTCATCCAAAAACTGCCGACAACCTTGATTGCAGCGTTCCGGGCGACGCTTGAGGAAGTCGCTGAGGCCGACTTGCTGCTCCATGTCGTCGACATTTCCCATCCAAATGTCGAACAGCACTTCGAAGCGGTCGAAGACACGCTGGCTGAGATTGAAGTCCCCCCCATCCCACGGATCTTGGTCTACAATAAGTCAGACCGCTGGAACAGTAAAGAGCTTCCGATAAGGTTTGAGGAAGACGAGTATGTGACCAGCGTCCTGGTCAGTGCTGCGAAGCGCCAGGGTCTGGAAAATCTCTTGAGTGCGATTGATCTGGGGCTGGCAACAGCACTAAGAACGCTGAAGCTAAGGCTTCCATACAACCGCGGCGATCTTGTGTCATTAACGTATGAACAGGCAACCGTGCTGCAGCGTGACGACCGGGATGACGGCGTTTATCTGGTAGCTCGGATGCCCGCTGGTCTTGCCGAGCAGTTGAAGGAGCACCAAATCCGATGATGAACAAGATTGACCAATCCAAGCGATTGGCTCGGATGCTTGATGTGACTTCAGCAGGGCTTGCGCGGCGCAGGGGCTTGCCGATCGTTATCGGGATTCTGCTGGTCACTGTCGCGTTGATCCTGCAGCTGATTGGTTTCGCCGTAAACTCGCGTCCGCTTGACATTGCAGCCGCAATTGTCCACAGCATTGGCGTGTTGTTCGCTTTGATCGGACTCGCGATGGCTACCCCACTCGGGAAATAACCTTCTTAAGTATAAAAACGCAACGCACGAATGGGCGCTGCGTTTGATGCCACAGATTGTCCGGAGTACTCCCGTTACTCTGAAAAGCTGCTAGGCGATTTCCGCCTACCCCTCTATCTGTGCCCAGTAAATCTCCGGCCGGAACAACGTGTGGACAAATAGCCGCATGTCGCTTGAAATCGTTAGGCCGGCAAGCGGCGCAGATAAGTCCGTGTAGAGTACGAGTTCAACCTGGTCGTTGTCACAGCCGCCGTTTTCAACGCAGTCACCGGGTTCAACCCGACCCACTACTCCCCGCGTACCGATCGCGTAGGCGAAGTACAGGTATCCGTCAGGTGCAAAGACTATATTCGAGACGTTTTGCAGGCCGCGCACGAGGGGTTGTGGTTCTGCGATAGCGGTAGAGTCCATGTCTTCTCGATCCAGCCACTCAATCGCGCGCCGCGAACTGCCGCTGTTGGCGACATACACGCGAGTTTCGTCAAGCGCGACGCCCGTCGGCGAACGGAAGCCCGACGCTACAACCGAGACTTCGCCACCCCGACTTACTTTGAGCAGCTCCTCTGTTCCCAGACTCGTGACCAGAAATGTATCTTCATCCAGAAAGGTCATTCCCCACGGGCTGTTGAGATTTTCAGCGGCAGCACGGGGCGCACGCGCCTGAGTGACTGCAAGCAGGCGGCTCGTGTCGGCGTCTGGCACCCATAGGAAAGGCCGCCCATCAGCATCGCTCTCGACGTAAAGCGCGTGTCCGTTTCGGACGCCGCTGATGAATGTTATTGTTGATCCTGTTATGGCATCAACTTCATAGACAGTCCAGTCTCCCGTGCAGATTACGTAGAGCTTCTCAGCGAACCACAGCATGCCATTCGGTCGCTGAACATTACCAGTGATAACCGACAGATCCTCTTGGGTAAGGACATCGAACACACGCGGCGCGTCTTCTGGGGCTGCAGTCACTTCTACTGGCGAGGACTCGGCGGTTACCGTCGGTTCTAGTGTTGGCTTTGGCGTCTGCTGCAACAGCGCACCCAATAGCATCGCGGCGAAAACAATCAACGACATACAGTGCGCTCCGTCTCAGTTCATCTCTTCAGGCGAGTCAAACCCAAATACGTATCCTGCGGATGCATTGGCATTATCCAGCGCATCTTCAACGAGATCTGCGAGATCGTCGTCGCCTCCGTCCACTTGCTCAAGTAGCGCCTCAAGCACACGGACGGCTTCTTTTCCACCGATCTCGCCCAGCGCCCATACAGCTTCGCGCACGATTTCGCTGTCTTCTGCAAAGACCAGGCTAGATAGAGACCTGACAGCTTCCTGAAGGGAGAGTTCTCCGGCTGCGCGCGCGGCTTCGAACCTGTTCTCTGGGGCGCCTCGCTCCAATTCATGTATGATGAATTCTGTCCATTGGTCATCACCGCTGGAACCCATAGCGTTTATCGAAGCTGTCTTGAGTCGCGGATCATCGCCCCGGTAGGCTCGGCGGATTTCCTTTACGACCTGTTGGTTACTGCTGTTTCCGATAGATTCCAGCGCGCGTGCGCGCACTTCGCTGGAGAGTCGAGTGTTTCGCAGGACTGAGAAGAGATAATCCACCACTGGTTCGACTGATTCAGCAGGAAGTTGGCCCAACTCGCCCTGCAATATGAATGCGCCAAGTGCCTTCATTGCCACGGCCTGAACTTCTTCAGAAGGATCGTGCTGGGCCATCTCAAACAATGTGTTGAAATAGCCTGGCCCCTCTACATACGCACAGAGGTCAATCGAAAGAGAGCGTACCA
The nucleotide sequence above comes from Candidatus Flexicrinis proximus. Encoded proteins:
- the plsX gene encoding phosphate acyltransferase PlsX gives rise to the protein MRIVLDAMGSDDCPNPDVHGGVLAARELGISVVLVGDEQAIKIELTKYSTIGLQLEVVHASQAISMHDKPSAVTKGKPESSMHIGMNLVKSGHADAFVTMGNTGAAHAIAMLGTLGRIRGVKRPALSAVFPIFGKPVIFTDIGANADCKPEWMVQFALMGAIYSQHALGISANPSVGLLSNGEEEGKGNTLIKETSDLLRLTNLNFVGNVEPKQIFTRVSDVVVSDGFTGNILVKVYEAGTRYLTENLRNTIRSNPLWALSGLALRPAFRRVRTKLDTSEVGGAPLLGVDGVVIIGHGSSNAESVRNAVRQATLAVKGNIVGVIRERLAELPEAKTTTIRSITDGSAS
- a CDS encoding beta-ketoacyl-[acyl-carrier-protein] synthase family protein produces the protein MDLLRRGHPRIVITGLGAVTALGPVKQLWESLLAGRSGIRSIETIPTEHVSVKIAAEVRDFDLTDYVDHKEARRMGRASQFAVSAAHQALEDAGMTVEDLERQSERVGVVVGTTLGSHEMSTNATIDFRNTWRKPNPLAMVNSLPNMPAHYISRFLRALGPLSTPSTACAAGTQSIGEASDLIRNGRADIVVTGGVEAILQDYTVAGFTAMTALATDYNDAPEKASRPFDKDRSGFVIGEGAGIVVIESLANAIRRGARIYAEILGHASSSDGYHVAALDPSAAGAVRSMKWAIDNSHVSADSIGYINAHGTSTPQNDAMETTAIKRVIGEHAYNVWVSSTKSMLGHAFGASGAIEAIVSALSIFTQKIHPTINYETPDPECDLDYVPNVARDAKDLRIVLTNSFGLGGQNATMLLGKV
- a CDS encoding tetratricopeptide repeat protein, coding for METAELLGLRARAKLYNGRPEGALEDLLRARELAPTETEDAGWLELLADSHFARYELSAVGFAERSDAQQAESTYRAILDRFPGYNNVGWINYQLARVFLVTNRIDTAVEELQKALLAPSIIAALTSYCYERLGFIAFYEQRDAQRALTLLETAVQTYPGSEDRGWLVQVHLLRGRILRDTHHMVRAIESAETALKIALSIRGEAKPIKREALFTAAEILSRTDGHERRVIEIIEQFLRLSRKPQSIDVTWSRAYEMLGDAYEQTHQHEHAITSYLASLQYNPYHPWEVSIYTRIAKAYYQHGDFDLTIQAARRGLDVAQAENQPVEFQLFDLMGSAQYALGLYDQAVTSFDEALQRVPAVDATFSKIKQYRAYAASHLAHDPVTG
- the trmFO gene encoding FADH(2)-oxidizing methylenetetrahydrofolate--tRNA-(uracil(54)-C(5))-methyltransferase TrmFO, whose protein sequence is MSHHVNVIGGGLAGSEAAWQLAQRGIRVTLFEMRPVKPTGAHVTDRLAELVCSNSLGSKLRDRATGVLLSEMRLMRSKLIECAEQAAVPAGGALAVDRELFAQLVTDSLGNHELIDIKREEVTRIPEGPTIIATGPLTSPTLASEIKALTGESYLYFYDAIAPIVVADSIDMSVAFSASRYDRGDDDYVNCPLNKDEYIAFVSAIKGAEVSELRDFEREDPQFFEGCVPIEQLAARGDETLAYGPMRPVGLRDPRTGKRPHAIVQLRRDNIAGSLYNIVGFQTNLKWGDQERVLRLIPGLQDAEFVRMGQMHRNTFINAPMLLEPTMAYRGRPDLFFAGQITGVEGYAGNMATGLLAAVNMTRLLTGRSPLVLPETSMLGALAHYVSHADPKRFQPMKANFGIMPELSDRVRSKRDRYGLYADRALDDLRGVLIALNDPYLYDSIQPAVFESNQ
- a CDS encoding aminotransferase class I/II-fold pyridoxal phosphate-dependent enzyme; protein product: MQAEGIDVIRLDIGSPDAPPPAAVVDKLYDAARNPSNHGYSGYRGLGRFREAVARYYLRRFNVTLDPGSEVLPLIGSKEGIANLCLAYCDKGDAALIPNIGYPSYMQGARLAGADIVWVPADEETDYLMDFEQVSPSDRQRSKIAWVNYPNNPTGATAELDFYTRAVEFCAGNDVLLASDNPYCEVTYDGYNAPSVMQVEGAKDISLEFVSLSKSHNMAGWRIGAAVGSKKLIDTLLKVKSNIDSGHFNAIYEAAAFALDNTPQSWIDARNETYRLRRDKLMTVLPEVGLRAQNPKATLYVWATPDKLSARQYVQEALEVAHVSLAPGEGYGPGGVDWIRFSVGMTDDRFDEALSRLKAWYSSKYA
- the hflX gene encoding GTPase HflX, coding for MPNHYEITQNEPERAILVAAMERGARPLMTLQDSLSELAQLASTAGIEVVGQTTQIVKRIDPATYMGPGKLEEVQQQMIESSAKLLVFDDELSPRHQREIEERLRPQIENVKVIDRSALILDIFAQHAQTREGALQVELAQYEYRLPRLTRQWTHLARQGGGKGSASGVGLRGPGETQLEVDRREMARKITKLKSDLEAVRGHRSRQRQQRSRTGIPVIALVGYTNAGKSTLLNALTDADAYVADQLFATLDPTTRKLELSSGRQAVISDTVGFIQKLPTTLIAAFRATLEEVAEADLLLHVVDISHPNVEQHFEAVEDTLAEIEVPPIPRILVYNKSDRWNSKELPIRFEEDEYVTSVLVSAAKRQGLENLLSAIDLGLATALRTLKLRLPYNRGDLVSLTYEQATVLQRDDRDDGVYLVARMPAGLAEQLKEHQIR
- a CDS encoding HEAT repeat domain-containing protein, whose translation is MGVKEQIRPVTPSFPQVLAILTQLAPGQMIPATVVRGLSDLQPAQVIATVPVWRVLDVDVKRDVIRALIEAGESDFETDYSLFGMLALDDDDALVRSLSIDLCAYVEGPGYFNTLFEMAQHDPSEEVQAVAMKALGAFILQGELGQLPAESVEPVVDYLFSVLRNTRLSSEVRARALESIGNSSNQQVVKEIRRAYRGDDPRLKTASINAMGSSGDDQWTEFIIHELERGAPENRFEAARAAGELSLQEAVRSLSSLVFAEDSEIVREAVWALGEIGGKEAVRVLEALLEQVDGGDDDLADLVEDALDNANASAGYVFGFDSPEEMN